Proteins from a genomic interval of Lycium ferocissimum isolate CSIRO_LF1 chromosome 2, AGI_CSIRO_Lferr_CH_V1, whole genome shotgun sequence:
- the LOC132046971 gene encoding S-adenosylmethionine decarboxylase proenzyme-like, with protein sequence MELPVSAIGFEGYEKRLELCFFELGNSYGPGFGLRSLSKDQLDEILTPAACTIVSSLANDEVDSYVLSESSLFVYSYKIIIKTCGTTKLLLSIPPILKLADELNLKVKSVRYTRGSFIFPGAQPYPHRHFSEEVAVLDGYFGKLGAGSNAYMMGDADKQQNWHVYSASAESADANNVKPVYTLEMCMTKLDKKKASVFYKTQSSTAAEMTEVSGIRRILPESNICDFDFDPCGYSMNAIEGSAISTIHVTPEDGFSYASFEAVGYDFRDFKLTAMIERVLSCFGPAEFSVSLHCDAPGKELYTDSGLDIIGYANGEKTTEVLGEGGSLTYLTFSSGGSCGSPRSILNNCCWSENEDEEMEKIY encoded by the coding sequence ATGGAATTGCCGGTTTCTGCCATTGGATTTGAAGGTTACGAAAAGCGACTTGAGCTTTGCTTTTTCGAGTTAGGAAACTCTTATGGCCCTGGATTTGGTCTAAGGTCTCTCTCCAAAGACCAGCTGGATGAAATTCTGACACCTGCTGCATGCACCATAGTGTCTTCATTGGCTAATGATGAAGTCGACTCTTATGTCCTTTCGGAGTCTAGCCTCTTTGTCTACTcttacaagatcataatcaaaacttGTGGCACCACTAAACTGCTGCTCTCTATCCCGCCCATTCTTAAGTTAGCTGATGAACTTAACCTGAAAGTGAAGTCTGTGAGGTACACTCGTGGTAGTTTCATCTTTCCCGGGGCTCAGCCATACCCACATCGCCACTTCTCCGAAGAAGTGGCCGTGCTTGACGGATATTTTGGTAAGCTTGGTGCAGGCAGCAATGCTTATATGATGGGTGATGCTGATAAACAACAGAACTGGCATGTGTATTCTGCTTCAGCTGAATCTGCCGATGCCAATAATGTGAAACCAGTTTACACACTCGAGATGTGCATGACTAAATTGGACAAGAAGAAGGCATCCGTGTTTTACAAGACTCAATCAAGCACTGCCGCTGAGATGACTGAAGTTTCGGGCATTCGGAGGATTCTCCCAGAATCAAACATATGCGACTTTGACTTTGATCCTTGCGGTTACTCAATGAATGCTATTGAGGGGTCAGCAATTTCTACTATTCACGTGACACCCGAGGATGGATTCAGCTATGCAAGTTTTGAAGCAGTGGGTTATGATTTCAGAGACTTCAAATTGACTGCAATGATTGAGAGGGTGTTGTCCTGCTTCGGACCTGCTGAGTTTTCTGTGTCATTGCACTGTGACGCTCCTGGGAAGGAACTTTATACTGACTCTGGCCTGGACATTATCGGATATGCGAATGGAGAAAAGACTACTGAAGTGCTTGGTGAGGGAGGATCACTTACGTACCTCACATTCAGTAGCGGTGGTAGCTGCGGATCCCCCAGGTCAATCCTTAACAACTGCTGTTGGAGTGAGAACGAGGATGAGGAAATGGAGAAGATATATTAA
- the LOC132046970 gene encoding uncharacterized protein LOC132046970, whose translation MGANDLQKKLKKKKNKDGDSQTMNSNFVQNEENFPQVTKEKKRKKKLEMQNSKSKDDIYGCHISYHKGNKLVKLINIVSINCWSVWLIYLRFLADESNNANGEKKKSKSSKQKRKNNALAESGGVNQPNEIEDGIGQENTISSEHGSQETRKSRKKKRKSDKRAGKAEADSVSKRQRGNLEEADDVVEKDRPVSRAKDNLPVETEQAKEEDIYELSSGDEDYSKGMRKWVADYHQNRPGLEVLQERIDEFITDYEVKKEQEKKEKEALAAEDGWTVVVHHKGRKKTTDSETGIAVGSVSQAAVMDNMAKKKNKDVGLDFYRFQKREAKRNEIMVLQSKFEQDKKRIQQLRAARKFRPY comes from the exons AGGAAAATTTTCCCCAggtaacaaaagaaaagaaaaggaagaagaaattggaAATGCAAAATAGTAAAAGCAAGGATGACATATATGGATGCCATATCTCATATCATAAAGGTAATAAATTGGTAAAGTTAATTAATATTGTGAGCATCAATTGTTGGTCTGTATGGTTGATTTATTTGAGGTTTTTAGCAGATGAATCAAATAATGCAAatggggaaaagaaaaagagcaaATCGTCAAAGCAGAAGAGGAAAAATAATGCACTTGCTGAAAGTGGTGGAGTTAATCAACCTAATGAAATAGAGGATGGAATTGGTCAAGAAAATACCATATCGAGTGAACATGGCAGTCAGGAGACAAGGAAAtccagaaaaaagaagagaaaaagtgaTAAGAGAGCTGGCAAAGCCGAAGCTGACAGTGTCTCGAAACGACAAAGAG GCAATTTAGAAGAGGCCGACGACGTTGTAGAGAAGGATCGTCCAGTTTCAAGGGCTAAGGATAATTTGCCAGTGGAGACAGAACAAgctaaagaagaagatatttatGAACTATCTTCAGGAGACGAGGATTACTCCAAAGGAATGAGAA AATGGGTTGCTGATTATCATCAGAATAGGCCAGGGTTAGAAGTGTTGCAAGAAAGGATTGATGAGTTTATAACTGACTACGAGGTGAAAAAGGAACAG gaaaagaaagaaaaagaagcccTTGCTGCAGAAGATGGATGGACCGTTGTTGTACATCACAAAGGCAGGAAAAAGACTACGGATTCTGAAACTGGAATTGCAGTTGGTTCTGTTTCTCAGGCTGCAGTTATGGATAATAtggccaaaaagaaaaataaagacgTGGGATTAGATTTCTACCGGTTTCAGAAAAGAGAAGCAAAGAGAAACG AGATCATGGTGCTGCAGAGCAAATTTGAGCAGGATAAGAAGCGGATACAACAGTTGAGGGCTGCAAGAAAGTTTCGACCTTACTGA